In one Desulfobacterales bacterium genomic region, the following are encoded:
- a CDS encoding HNH endonuclease, with product MIGDFKLVEKVFKNGRWFAVLSESLNGTRTIPFANYVWLTGNPCFESIPKGYVIHHLDYDPTNDDITNLVLMQKHHHAAHHWKNKTIKPELNVKIQYDSVNRTGYSPIRKPSIHKRKDVEPEWWTVSFRENINGKNERTFVSKDFDGKRFSNREEAEKFVCAIWRE from the coding sequence ATGATAGGTGATTTTAAACTGGTTGAAAAGGTATTTAAAAACGGAAGGTGGTTTGCCGTTCTATCCGAGAGCCTTAATGGTACCCGTACTATACCATTCGCAAACTATGTTTGGTTGACCGGAAACCCATGCTTTGAAAGCATACCAAAGGGCTATGTAATTCACCATCTTGATTATGACCCAACAAACGACGATATTACGAATCTCGTCTTAATGCAAAAACATCATCACGCCGCGCACCATTGGAAAAATAAAACCATAAAACCAGAACTCAACGTCAAAATACAGTACGATTCCGTAAACAGGACCGGGTATTCACCAATAAGAAAACCCTCAATCCATAAACGGAAAGACGTTGAGCCGGAATGGTGGACAGTATCTTTCCGGGAAAACATCAACGGGAAAAACGAACGAACATTTGTCAGCAAAGATTTTGATGGAAAGAGATTCAGTAACCGAGAAGAAGCTGAAAAATTTGTCTGCGCAATATGGCGTGAATAG